Proteins encoded together in one Scheffersomyces stipitis CBS 6054 chromosome 5, complete sequence window:
- a CDS encoding predicted protein (go_component nucleus; small nucleolar ribonucleoprotein complex), giving the protein MSSHKATGKKSMLPPINLIFKYLQQQSPVTIWLYEQTQSRIQGKIRGFDEFMNIVIDDAVEISTKDGSKEELGRILLKGDNITLISSLDV; this is encoded by the coding sequence ATGTCGTCACACAAAGCTACCGGCAAAAAGTCGATGCTTCCTCCCATTAACTTGATTTTCAAGTACTTGCAACAACAATCACCAGTTACCATCTGGCTCTACGAACAAACCCAGCTGAGAATACAGGGCAAGATCCGTGGGTTTGATGAGTTCATGAATATTGTAATAGACGACGCCGTAGAGATTTCCACTAAGGACGGGTCCAAGGAGGAATTAGGCAGAATACTATTGAAGGGTGACAACATTACTTTGATTTCCAGTTTGGATGTCTAG
- a CDS encoding endonuclease (go_function nucleic acid binding; nuclease activity~go_process DNA metabolism), with the protein MTLPEDLKLLFVQWLQDLAVEATNKGSKMALTYNRAFMNVKNHPEPVNDPKTLKSIRFVGDKTVVLLTTKLKKYCESLEVAMPNAFAANESIVVANKRKSDSSGSEPAKKPRKKRPYVPKHRSGGFAILLALYLRDRVRNGLGREDIVKAATPYSDKSFSSNPAANDFYSAWSSIKVLMNNDLVSCSGRSPKLYFLTDEGLELARQLKDTEGMHSSPLRQEPDISFDNKLRVTPDTSNIRFSDPYNLIDLDITIDTVPGISSCPLKTGSRSSTDVSAKLSIEALPHDSTNRIFDGTRYDIWTQDEVEVIIIIDSREVRSSSERDFFEKRLSSFGVKCEVRALSVGDIVWIAKHKKTGKEVVLNHICERKRIDDLAFSIRDGRFQEQKNRLKKTGMKNYYYLIEEAGMGVMDRVAEMAESIQTAISMTITVSDFYLRRFKEINETVSFLASLTQVIQNNLLRDNTKLVVIRAQSLKNQTEYTELVIKFRDKFETRNTSYECVHYYPVFQELMGKSVTTVREMFIVMLMSIRGVSLERAIVIQRRFPTPKSLIEFYTSEHGSDTEEEKKRLLEYEFRNEIGNKKIGKVCSERVYDAWGKQ; encoded by the exons ATGACGTTGccagaagacttgaagttgcttTTTGTCCAGTGGCTCCAGGATCTCGCGGTGGAGGCAACTAACAAAGGCTCCAAGATGGCTCTTACCTACAATCGCGCTTTCATGAACGTGAAAAACCATCCCGAGCCAGTCAACGATCCAAAGACCTTGAAGCTGATACGATTTGTTGGCGACAAGACTGTAGTTCTCTTGACCACCAAGCTCAAAAAGTACTGCGAGCTGCTTGAAGTTGCCATGCCAAATGCATTTGCAGCTAATGAGTCCATCGTTGTTGCTAATAAAAGGAAATCTGATAGTTCAGGCTCAGAACCTGCTAAAAAACCACGCAAAAAAAGACCGTATGTTCCAAAGCATCGCTCAGGCGGTTTTGCTATCTTATTGGCATTGTATCTCAGGGATCGCGTTCGGAACGGCCTTGGTCGTGAAGATATAGTCAAAGCTGCTACTCCATATTCCGACAAgtcattttcttccaatcCTGCTGCCAACGACTTCTACTCAGCTTGGAGCTCTATCAAAGTGCTCATGAACAACGACTTAGTGAGCTGCTCAGGAAGATCACCTAAGTTGTACTTTTTGACCGACGAAGGTTTAGAGTTAGCACGGCAATTAAAAGACACAGAAGGCATGCATTCTTCGCCATTACGCCAGGAGCCAGATATATCATTTGACAACAAATTAAGAGTCACTCCGGATACCAGTAACATCCGCTTTCTGGACCCGTATAATTTgattgat CTAGACATCACTATAGATACTGTCCCCGGCATTTCTTCGTGTCCATTGAAGACAGGCTCACGATCTCTGACAGATGTGTCAGCGAAGCTCAGTATTGAAGCTTTACCGCATGATTCTACAAATAGGATTTTTGATGGTACCAGGTATGACATTTGGACTCAAGATGAGGTCGAGGTGATTATCATCATTGACAGCAGAGAGGTGCGGTCACTGCTGGAGCgagatttctttgaaaaacGATTGAGCTCGTTTGGTGTAAAATGCGAAGTCAGAGCTCTTTCTGTTGGAGATATTGTGTGGATAGCCAAACACAAGAAAACAGGTAAAGAAGTAGTACTTAACCATATCTGTGAGCGGAAGAGAATTGACGACTTGGCCTTTTCCATACGAGATGGCCGTTTCCAGGAGCAGAAGAACCGGTTAAAAAAGACTGGAATGAAAAACTACTACTATTTAATCGAAGAAGCTGGCATGGGTGTAATGGACCGTGTTGCGGAGATGGCCGAATCCATACAAACTGCAATCTCTATGACGATAACAGTTTCCGACTTCTACTTAAGAAGATTCAAAGAGATTAATGAAACGGTTTCCTTTCTCGCGTCGCTTACACAGGTAATTCAAAATAACCTTCTACGTGACAACACTAAGTTGGTTGTAATACGTGCTCAATCGCTAAAGAACCAAACTGAGTATACTGAACTTGTCATCAAGTTTCGAGACAAGTTTGAAACCCGAAACACCTCCTACGAGTGCGTCCACTATTATCCTGTTTTCCAGGAGCTTATGGGAAAATCGGTGACAACCGTGCGAGAAATGTTTATCGTCATGCTTATGAGTATTCGAGGTGTTTCCTTGGAACGAGCCATAGTGATCCAAAGAAGGTTCCCTACACCAAAGCTGTTGATAGAATTTTATACTTCAGAACATGGTTCAGATActgaagaggaaaagaaaaggttACTTGAGTACGAATTTAGGAATGAAATTGGTAACAAAAAAATCGGCAAGGTTTGCCTGGAAAGAGTATATGATGCTTGGGGAAAGCAATAA
- the PET123 gene encoding mitochondrial ribosomal protein of small subunit encodes MGKGVLKYGGKSGILPKVRPVFKRNPIRAKTAYEIEKEAHLEHGFAEGVPLPKKTGFEFHRIQPEKKVISVEERIKLNIESKAPQNVDESKLTQDQIWKLKRDEIRRDYLKQAYLTEASRLKKIDEIVAQQEEKKKHQTELDDYEESDAVKLTLPTVDSYLKGPIMRNRTKEEQQLVEQQRLLNRRVRELEVEEKRADDLLDLYHAAANFITTEEELEAAITEAFEVNFSKFDSSQNIIEQRLASAGPGYATVDYNERLITDHVLGEVNGKPGLATVKDTLSGEKERLSRDAQVAINQERTDASS; translated from the coding sequence ATGGGTAAGGGAGTTCTTAAGTACGGCGGCAAGTCAGGTATCTTGCCTAAGGTCCGTCCTGTGTTCAAACGCAATCCCATTCGTGCCAAAACTGCCTACGAAATCGAGAAGGAAGCTCACTTAGAACATGGTTTTGCTGAAGGTGTACCATTGCCCAAGAAGACAGGTTTTGAGTTCCACCGTATCCAGCCAGAAAAGAAGGTAATAAGTGTTGAGGAGAGAATTAAGCTCAACATCGAAAGCAAGGCTCCTCAAAATGTAGACGAGCTGAAGTTGACTCAGGATCAGATatggaaattgaaaagagatGAAATTCGCCGTGACTATTTGAAACAGGCTTATTTGACAGAAGCTTCCAGATTAAAGAAGATTGACGAAATTGTTGCtcagcaagaagaaaagaaaaagcaCCAAACCGAGCTTGACGATTACGAAGAATCTGATGCCGTCAAGTTGACTTTGCCTACTGTAGATTCTTACTTGAAGGGACCTATAATGAGAAACAGAACTAAGGAAGAACAGCAGCTTGTAGAACAGCAGAGGTTGTTGAACAGAAGAGTGAGAGAAttggaagttgaagaaaagagagcGGACGATCTCTTGGACTTGTACCATGCTGCTGCCAACTTCATCACTACcgaagaagagttggagGCTGCTATCACGGAAGCATTCGAggtcaacttctccaaatttGACTCCAGCCAGAATATAATAGAACAGAGACTTGCCAGTGCGGGTCCAGGTTATGCCACTGTCGATTATAACGAGAGGCTTATTACCGATCATGTATTGGGAGAAGTCAACGGCAAGCCTGGCTTGGCCACTGTCAAGGATACATTAAGTGGAGAAAAGGAGAGATTGAGTCGGGATGCACAAGTAGCCATTAACCAGGAGAGAACTGATGCTTCCAGCTAG
- the NDC1 gene encoding nuclear envelope protein (nuclear envelope protein dispensable for mitotic spindle pole body duplication, but required for insertion of nascent spindle pole bodies into the nuclear envelope. ndc1 parental spindle pole bodies form monopolar spindles in mitosis. Required for meiosis II.) — protein sequence MATSPTKASTYQSYYGKVSAKRLRYVHNINILISLLISVSLAIPYGHFWWNLLLSLLFRGPVIFLSLLLIKSSRMKFSTVEYSSYKTLGSQIYNSLFSVQFLKVSIFYVLSSYFIHFVYIFQLSFKYDYYLLSKEYRVNPLINDEWIFYWFYPLFLALFYSAHHSVFQRNRLDFRYGTSKLKPEDSLLARWPSLFGNAVALNVFVAILAPVAYLVVKPIIYKSNILLILILGLDTSIPPFNVSFSTLLSLSFLSFHILLAWEFVNYAFNVYATIGCLDGKKLISTYSADPINTLLSGLRNVDPDHQLSRLTAFQELAYIATTNDPEGVKLRTAIYNARSRRGFIWPAILDECSLIIKETTARVNYRTTSDMKVLKQNQLSIKEELGSFYSSRNVEESDLFGNSVLGTPTSTPSVPSKLKSYSELEPKKPVTASIWDSKYAKLANTQIVTPIKSFLISVLDNTNPIIAKLRSLSESISKQYTIYNERFLSTNVGIFFRTTLKRDTESRVINAVNFGNAVIAISNLLMHSIEEDKNGTIGNSHICDVLNLLEKPIRATSNYTDFLPASVYLSAVQKRDKRLTKSHLIAVLHDLAMSEFYQICIKFNYKLNDLVLNARAYKLAKWVIDVAIADQQSHTNRVPLSL from the exons ATGGCTACCTCCCCGACCAAGGCCAGCACGTACCAGTCGTACTATGGCAAGGTTCTGGCCAAACGGTTGCGTTATGTCCACAATATCAACATTCTCATTTCGCTTCTCATCTCAGTTTCATTAGCCATTCCTTACGGACATTTTTGGTGGAACTTGTTGCTCAGTTTGTTGTTTCGTGGACCTGTAATTTTCCTATCACTTTTGTTGATCAAACTGTCCAGAATGAAGTTCTCCACAGTCGAATACTCCAGTTACAAGACGTTGGGTTCTCAAATCTATAACAGCCTCTTTTCAGTGCAGTTTTTAAAAGTTTCGATTTTCTACGTCTTATCGTCGTACTTCATTCATTTCGTCTACATCTTCCAGCTTTCATTCAAGTACGACTATTACTTGTTGTCGAAAGAGTATCGCGTCAATCCACTCATCAACGACGAATGGATCTTCTATTGGTTCTACCCATTGTTCTTAGCCTTGTTCTACAGTGCGCACCATTCAGTTTTCCAAAGAAACAGGTTGGACTTCCGCTATGGGACATCCAAACTCAAGCCAGAGGATTCACTCTTAGCCCGTTGGCCCTCTTTGTTCGGTAATGCCGTGGCCTTGAATGTCTTTGTGGCCATCCTAGCTCCTGTGGCCTACTTAGTGGTCAAACCAATCATCTACAAGTCCAACATTCTCCTTATTCTTATCCTCGGCTTGGATACTTCCATTCCTCCATTCAATGTATCGTTCTCTACCCTCTTGAGCTTGTCGTTTCTCTCCTTTCACATTCTTTTAGCTTGGGAGTTCGTTAACTATGCCTTCAACGTCTATGCTACTATTGGGTGCTTGGATGGAAAAAAACTTATCAGTACTTATAGTGCTGATCCAATCAACACCTTGCTTTCGGGCTTGCGTAATGTAGATCCAGATCACCAGTTGAGCAGATTAACCGCATTCCAGGAATTGGCATATATAGCTACAACCAACGACCCGGAGGgtgtcaagttgagaacAGCTATCTACAATGCTCGTTCGAGAAGAGGCTTTATATGGCCAGCCATTTTGGACGAGTGTTCGTTGATAATTAAGGAAACCACAGCAAGAGTCAACTACCGTACTACTTCGGATATGAAGGTTCTCAAACAGAACCAGTTGTccatcaaagaagaattgggAAGTTTTTACAGTTCCAgaaatgttgaagaaagcgACCTCTTTGGTAACTCCGTTCTCGGAACTCCTACCAGCACTCCTCTGGTTCCAAGCAAACTAAAAAGCTATTCGGAACTTGAGCCAAAGAAGCCAGTAACTGCTTCTATTTGGGATAGCAAGTATGCAAAATTGGCCAATACCCAAATCGTTACACCCATAAAGTCCTTTTTAATATCTGTTTTAGAC aacaccAATCCAATCATTGCAAAGTTGAGGCTGTTGTCTGAATCCATTTCGAAACAGTACACAATCTACAACGAAAGATTCCTTTCTACTAATGTCGGGATCTTCTTTAGAACCACGTTGAAGAGGGACACCGAGTCCCGTGTTATCAATGCCGTCAACTTTGGAAATGCAGTAATAGCCATTTCCAACTTATTGATGCATTCCatcgaagaagacaaaaatGGCACAATCGGAAATAGCCACATCTGTGACgtgttgaacttgttggaaaaaCCAATCAGAGCTACCAGCAACTATACCGATTTCTTGCCGGCATCGGTGTACTTGTCAGCAGTACAAAAGAGGGACAAGAGATTGACCAAGAGTCACTTGATAGCTGTCTTACACGACTTGGCTATGAGTGAATTTTACCAGATTTGCATAAAGTTCAActacaagttgaacgacttgGTTTTAAACGCCAGGGCCTacaagttggccaagtgGGTCATCGACGTCGCTATAGCTGACCAACAACTGCATACCAACAGAGTTCCATTGTCTCTTTGA
- the NHX1 gene encoding monovalent cation:H+ antiporter, CPA1 family (NHX1) (go_component integral to membrane~go_function solute:hydrogen antiporter activity~go_process regulation of pH): protein MSSIVLFAAKQLVRRALPSADLDEDTPDMSTPDDHLDDTNPVTEEIFSSWALFILLSLLCAALWSSYFLQQRRIKAIHETVLSIFYGMIVGLIIRISPGHYIQDAVKFNSGYFFNILLPPIILNSGYELHQANFFRNLGSILTFAIPGTFLSALVLGTILYIWTSLGLDGISLEFVDALAVGATLSATDPVTILSIFNAYKVDPKLYTIIFGESLLNDAISIVMFETCQKFHGHPVHFSSFFEGIGLFLMSFTISTIIGILIGIFVALILKHSHIRRYPQIETCLVLLFAYESYFFSNGAHMSGIVSLLFCGITLKHYAYFNMSRRTQIATKYIFQLLAQLSENFIFIYLGLSLFTEVELVFKPLLIIITFISICIARWSAVFPLSRFLNFFYKARFEKFNTRNALNGNISAQSLPDEISHSYQMMIFWAGLRGAVGVALAMGIQGEAKWTLLATVLVVVVLTVILFGGTTASMLEILGIKIGCIDESNDSDDDFDIEAPRLPLSNTPSALGNRRYNNPSRVPKTPYKDDLRGISNPSLAGQYPNSNSNSANSLIDNNLANDDEDEDEFVTSDVDDLLTGSNNIPLSSNGDNNFGGVLGAFLSAEEHAKWFTRFDEQVLKPVLLDTLPNGSSNGNNGSGSNNRRNHRDGDGQP from the coding sequence ATGTCCAGTATAGTACTATTCGCTGCAAAACAGTTGGTAAGGCGAGCTCTTCCGTCCGCTGATTTGGACGAAGACACTCCTGATATGTCTACCCCAGACGACCATCTCGATGATACAAATCCCGTCACCGAAGAAATCTTCTCTTCGTGGGCACTTTTCATCTTGCTCCTGTTGCTCTGTGCTGCGTTGTGGTCCTCGTACTTTCTCCAACAGAGACGTATCAAAGCCATCCACGAAACAGTCTTGTCCATCTTCTATGGAATGATCGTAGGTCTTATCATCCGTATCAGTCCGGGCCACTACATCCAAGACGctgtcaagttcaactcaggctatttcttcaacatcttgttgCCTCCCATTATCTTGAACTCCGGATATGAGCTTCACCAGGCGAACTTCTTCCGTAATCTCGGCTCCATCTTGACGTTTGCCATCCCGGGAACGTTTCTTTCAGCTCTTGTGTTGGGAACCATATTGTACATATGGACATCGTTGGGTCTCGACGGAATTTCACTAGAGTTTGTAGATGCTCTTGCTGTAGGTGCCACCCTTTCTGCTACAGACCCTGTGACCATCTTATCCATCTTCAACGCATACAAGGTCGATCCCAAGCTTTATACCATTATCTTTGGCGAATCGTTGTTGAACGACGCTATTTCTATTGTTATGTTCGAGACTTGCCAGAAGTTCCACGGCCACCCAGTACATTTCTCGTCGTTCTTTGAAGGTATCggcttgttcttgatgtcCTTCACCATCTCCACCATCATTGGTATTCTCATTGGTATCTTTGTAGCCTTGATTCTTAAGCATTCGCACATTAGACGATACCCTCAGATTGAAACCTGTTTGGTGCTCTTATTTGCTTATGAGTCgtacttcttctccaacGGTGCCCATATGTCAGGTATTGTCTCATTGCTATTCTGTGGAATCACCTTGAAGCACTACGCTTACTTCAACATGTCGAGAAGAACCCAAATCGCTACCAAATATATCTTCCAGTTGTTGGCACAATTGTCAGAGAATTTCATCTTTATCTACTTGGGTTTGTCGCTTTTCACAGAGGTAGAATTGGTGTTTAAACCCTTATTGATTATCATTACTTTCATCTCTATCTGTATCGCCAGATGGTCTGCCGTATTTCCTCTTTCTCGTTTCCttaatttcttctacaaggCTAGATTCGAGAAGTTCAACACCAGAAACGCTCTCAACGGTAACATTTCTGCCCAATCTTTGCCGGATGAGATCAGCCATTCGTACCAGATGATGATTTTCTGGGCTGGCTTAAGAGGGGCAGTCGGTGTTGCTTTAGCCATGGGTATCCAGGGTGAGGCTAAGTGGACATTATTGGCCACAGTGTTAGTAGTTGTAGTATTAACCGTGATTTTGTTCGGTGGTACTACGGCTTCAATGTTGGAAATCTTGGGAATTAAGATTGGCTGTATCGATGAAAGTAACGACTCTGACGATGACTTCGATATTGAAGCTCCTCGTTTACCCTTGTCTAATACACCTTCGGCTTTAGGCAATAGACGCTACAACAACCCAAGCAGAGTACCCAAGACACCTTATAAGGATGATCTCAGAGGTATCTCGAACCCTAGCTTGGCTGGCCAATATCCTAACTCAAACTCCAATAGTGCCAACAGCTTGATCGACAACAACCTCGCCaacgatgatgaagacgaagacgaattTGTCACAAGTGATGTAGACGATTTGTTGACTGGTTCCAACAATATTCCGTTGTCTTCAAACGGAGATAACAACTTTGGTGGTGTATTGGGAGCTTTCTTGAGTGCTGAAGAACACGCCAAATGGTTCACTCGTTTTGACGAACAGGTGTTGAAACCAGTGTTGTTGGATACTTTGCCCAATGGATCCAGCAACGGCAACAACGGAAGTGGTAGCAataatagaagaaaccatAGAGATGGCGACGGCCAGCCTTAG